In Aquila chrysaetos chrysaetos chromosome 17, bAquChr1.4, whole genome shotgun sequence, one genomic interval encodes:
- the MIEF1 gene encoding mitochondrial dynamics protein MID51, whose translation MAGAGQRKGKKDDNGIGTAIDFVLSNARLVLGVGGAAMLGIATLAVKRMYDRAISAPSSPTRLSQSGKRSWEEPNWLGSSSRLLTQDMKTNLSRSLQTLPTDPSAADTDFFRPTKPKPSAKRSQVELKKSRLRLSLQEKLFAYYRRKVAIPADEQARAKQAAVDICAELRSFLRAKLPDMPLRDMYLSGSLYDDLQVVTADHIQLIVPLMLEQNLWSCIPGEDTIMNIPGFYLVRRENPEYFPRGSSYWDRCVVGGYLSPKAVADTFEKVVAGSINWPAIGTLLDYVIRPAAPPADLTLEVQYDPERHLFIDFLPSLTLGDIILVAKPHRLAQNDNLWRLSLRPAETARLRALDQCDSGCRCLCLKIFKAVCKSNPALGHLTASQLTNVILHLSQEESDWSQDMLADRFLQALKGLIRYLEAGVLPSALNPKVNLFSELTPEEVDELGYTLYSSLSEPEVLLQT comes from the exons ATGGCAGGCGCTGGGCAGcgcaaagggaaaaaagatgacaaCGGCATCGGCACAGCGATCGACTTCGTGCTGTCCAACGCCCGGCTTGTGCTGGGCGTGGGTGGAGCAGCTATGCTGGGCATCGCCACGCTGGCCGTCAAACGG ATGTACGACCGGGCAATCAGTGCTCCCAGCAGCCCCACTCGCTTGAGCCAGTCAGGAAAGAGAAGCTGGGAAGAGCCAAACTGGCTGGGCTCCTCCTCACGCTTACTGACCCAGGACATGAAGACTAACCTCAGCCGCTCCCTGCAGACCCTTCCCACTGATCCTTCGGCTGCAGACACAG ACTTTTTCCGACCCACAAAGCCCAAGCCATCTGCCAAGAGGAGTCAAGTGGAGCTGAAAAAATCGCGCCTTCGTCTGTCTCTGCAAGAAAAGCTCTTCGCTTATTATCGCAGGAAGGTAGCTATCCCGGCGGATGAGCAGGCCCGGGCCAAGCAAGCAGCTGTGGATATCTGTGCTGAGCTGCGCAGCTTCCTACGTGCCAAGCTGCCGGACATGCCCCTGCGTGACATGTACCTCAGCGGCAGCCTGTATGATGATCTGCAG GTAGTGACAGCTGACCACATCCAGCTCATTGTGCCTCTGATGCTGGAGCAGAACCTGTGGTCGTGCATCCCTGGAGAGGACACTATCATGAACATTCCTGGCTTCTACTTGGTGCGTCGGGAAAACCCAGAGTACTTTCCCCGTGGGAGCAGCTACTGGGACCGCTGTGTGGTGGGTGGTTACCTTTCCCCCAAAGCTGTAGCAGACACCTTTGAGAAAGTTGTAGCTGGCTCCATCAACTGGCCAGCAATTGGGACTCTCTTGGATTACGTGATCCGTCCAGCAGCTCCCCCAGCAGATTTGACGCTGGAAGTCCAGTATGATCCAGAACGGCATCTTTTTATTGACTTCCTACCATCCCTGACACTGGGTGACATCATCCTTGTGGCCAAACCCCATCGATTGGCCCAGAATGACAATTTGTGGCGACTGAGCCTGCGGCCGGCAGAAACAGCTCGCCTCCGGGCCCTGGACCAGTGTGATTCTGGCTGCCGTTGCTTGTGCCTGAAGATCTTCAAAGCGGTATGCAAGTCAAACCCAGCCCTGGGCCACCTCACTGCCAGCCAGCTCACCAATGTCATCCTGCACTTATCCCAGGAGGAGTCCGACTGGTCCCAGGACATGCTGGCTGATCGCTTCTTGCAGGCGCTGAAGGGGTTGATCCGCTACTTGGAGGCAGGTGTCCTCCCTAGTGCTCTGAACCCCAAGGTGAACTTGTTTTCAGAGCTCACCCCCGAAGAAGTGGATGAGTTGGGCTATACCCTCTACAGCTCTCTGTCAGAGCCAGAGGTCTTGCTGCAGACGTAA
- the LOC121233885 gene encoding MIEF1 upstream open reading frame protein-like — protein sequence MAAWSREAVLTLYRALLRQGRGLRYTDRDFYLASIRREFRKNRGLQQLEDKERQLEKGQAFLQSKLGGLV from the coding sequence ATGGCAGCGTGGTCCCGGGAGGCTGTCCTGACCCTCTACCGGGCCCTGCTGCGCCAGGGCCGCGGGCTGCGTTACACCGACCGGGATTTCTACCTCGCTTCCATCCGCCGCGAGTTCCGCAAGAACCGAGGGCTGCAGCAGCTAGAGGACAAGGAAAGACAGTTGGAGAAGGGGCAAGCTTTCCTGCAGAGCAAACTCGGGGGCCTGGTTTAG